A genome region from Mercenaria mercenaria strain notata chromosome 11, MADL_Memer_1, whole genome shotgun sequence includes the following:
- the LOC123531963 gene encoding uncharacterized protein LOC123531963 isoform X1, translated as MCTEHENMETGISEVTDEELYEIKKDKEIGIGNGENNPSNEGAGCTDEPGESKPNLACATQIEERSVVMNNNFILPMESVETRESMEDESRSKKQKSEKKDGRFYKFVKRHFLQRKNSSNDVKEIRIVPDGDEFKWARRSAGSAASRSSNETTSSDGDRLEVVHDMAEEYIPEV; from the exons ATGTGCACTGAACATGAAAACATGGAAACTGGGATTAGTGAAGTAACCGATGAAGAGTTATATGAAATTAAGAAAGATAAAGAGATTGGTATCGGAAATGGTGAAAATAATCCAAGTAATGAAGGCGCAGGATGTACTGATGAACCGGGTGAATCCAAACCTAACTTAGCCTGTGCTACGCAAATCGAGGAGAGATCTGTTGTTATGAATAACAACTTTATTCTACCTATG GAATCTGTAGAAACAAGAGAAAGTATGGAGGACGAAAGCAGATCAAAGAAACAGAAAAGC GAAAAGAAAGATGGCCGCTTTTACAAATTTGTGAAGAGACATTTCCTGCAAAGAAAGAACAGCTCTAACGATGTCAAAGAAATCCGAATAGTTCCGGATGGCGATGAATTTAAATGGGCGCGCAGATCCGCCGGAAGTGCTGCATCACGATCAAGTAATGAGACTACTAGTAGCGATGGCGATAGACTGGAAGTAGTCCATGACATGGCGGAAGAATATATACCGGAAGTGTGA
- the LOC123531963 gene encoding uncharacterized protein LOC123531963 isoform X2, with amino-acid sequence MTNNSVEGQTVKRQRKMKKGKETEDRTLVVKLGLEYFTTADSTYPESVETRESMEDESRSKKQKSEKKDGRFYKFVKRHFLQRKNSSNDVKEIRIVPDGDEFKWARRSAGSAASRSSNETTSSDGDRLEVVHDMAEEYIPEV; translated from the exons ATGACAAATAATTCAGTAGAGGGACAGACAGTGAAAAGACAAAGAAAAATGAAGAAAGGAAAGGAGACAGAGGATCGAACACTGGTTGTGAAACTTGGACTGGAGTATTTTACCACTGCCGATTCCACTTATCCG GAATCTGTAGAAACAAGAGAAAGTATGGAGGACGAAAGCAGATCAAAGAAACAGAAAAGC GAAAAGAAAGATGGCCGCTTTTACAAATTTGTGAAGAGACATTTCCTGCAAAGAAAGAACAGCTCTAACGATGTCAAAGAAATCCGAATAGTTCCGGATGGCGATGAATTTAAATGGGCGCGCAGATCCGCCGGAAGTGCTGCATCACGATCAAGTAATGAGACTACTAGTAGCGATGGCGATAGACTGGAAGTAGTCCATGACATGGCGGAAGAATATATACCGGAAGTGTGA